In the genome of bacterium, the window AACACGCTGATGCGACAGTACCATGTGGAAAGTGATCCGTCGCTGCAGGTGTTTACACGGACACCTGTCCGCCTTCAGGTAACGATGCCGGATACCGCGACCTTCGGAGCGCCGTCCACGATTCTGGTAAACGTTGCGAATATGTCGGCGGTGCCTGCCGAGAGTCTGAATGTGACGATCTGGATGAATGACAGCACGGCAAACACCTTCTGGATGCCGCCGGCTCAATCCTCCATGACCTTCCCGATCAATCCGGACTCGACGGACACCATGACGGTGACCATCACGGGCGATAACGTGCTGGCTTACCAGAAAGTGATTCACCTTGTACGCGGGACCAACGCCGCCGATCCTCGCCATGAGGCCAAACCGGCGGACCTGAACCTCGCGCAGAATTTCCCCAATCCTTTCAATCCCGAGACTACCATCGAGTTTGCGCTGCCCAAAGCGGGCTACGTGAAGCTCGAAGTCTTCAATGTGCTGGGCCGCCGCGTGGCGACGCTGGTTCAAGGAGACTTGAATGCGGGGGCGCACCGCGTGATGTGGAAGGGACTGATGGATGACGGCAGCGGCGCCAGCAGTGGCGTCTATTACTGCCGCCTGACAACCTCGGGCACAACGCTCGCGCGCAAAATGCTTCTGCTGCGCTAAGACATGGAGCGCCGGCGGACGTGATGTTGAATCGTTCAAGAGGAGCAAGATAAACTTATGGCGAAGAAGTGGACTGCGGCAGAAGAGAAGTTTCTGCTCGATAATTACGGTAAAGTGCCGATGGCCGAACTGGCCGACCGGTTTGGCGTCACCCGTAAGGCGATCAGCGCAAAGATGGACAAGCTCCGTCAGGCGCACGGCATTGATCCCGTCGGTGCGCGGGAGCGCGCGGCTCAAAAAACCGGCAAACCCGGCATGGTGCCCGGTGTCCGACCACCCCAGCCGGGTGGAGCGGTGCCGAGACCTGTCGCTCTGCTGGATCAGATCCGGCGGCCGCAAATTGAGACTCTGGACACGCCGGTACCCGAAGGCATGATTCCTTCCGGCATGGCCGTCATGACGGAGAAGGGCTGGCAGCCGATTTACGTTGAGAAGAAGCGGATCACCAGTTGATTGGCGAGGATTGTGCGGAGCGCGTGATGGCGCTGGCCGCAGAACATCCCCAGCATGAGCCGCTCATCCTTCTGTCCGCGCTTTCGGTGCTGTGGCTCTCGCCGCAGGATTCGCAGGCGGTAACTTTGTTGCAGCGTTATCACGCGCGCGGCTTCCCCCGGGAGGCCCTGCGCGAGACGGCGCTGCAACTTTTTTTGCTTGCCGGCTTTCAGGCATCACTCGAAGCCACCTTCCAGATCCGCGATGTCCTTGGTGACGGCTTGCCTGCCGAAGAGCCCGAGTTGGTGCGGCTTGATGCGCCATTTTGGCTGGAGCGCGGTAAGGAACTTCAGACCTCGGTCTACCGTGAGAATACGAGCAAGCTGCGGGAGAACCTGACCGCTGCTTCTCCGGAGTTGTCCGTTTGGACAGTGCTGGTCGGCTATGGTTTGGTACTATCCCGCCCAGGCTTGCCATCTCACTGGCGCGAACTGATCGAAGTCGCGCTCTTGGTGGTGCAGGGCTTTCCCCGCCAGCTACACAGCCATTTGCGGGGTGCGGTGAACCTTGGCGCCACCCATGCTGAGGTGGAATTGATGCTATCTTTGGCTTCCATTTTTGCTCCTGAGAGGCAGAGTGCGTCAGCATGGCACATGTGGCGGAGGATTAAGTAGAGACTCTGCCATTCTGGCAGAATTCCGCGAGATAGATATAGCGTATGTAATGCGTAAGTAGATTATAGTATGAGTGTTACAAGAATGGATCGGCGTTTGCATGGTCCATTTTGTAATTTCTATAGGCTGATATACCCAGTGAGATCAACAAACCCTGAGAATAGAACGGAGTTCTGAATGTCTCGAATTATTGGCATTGACTTGGGAACGACCAACTCTTGTGTGGCCGTGGTGGAAAACGGAGAACCGATCGTCATTCCGAATCCGGAAGGCGCGCGGACCACACCCTCGGTCGTGGCGTTCACCAAGACGGGCGAGCGGTTGGTGGGTGCCGCTGCCAAACGGCAGGCGATTACCAATCCGAAGCGGACCGTATATTCCATCAAGCGTTTCATGGGCCGGCGCTATGAAGAAGTCTCCGAAGAGATGAAGCGCGTGCCTTACGACGTCGTCAGCGACGGCGGCCAGGCGAAGGTCAAGATTGACGACAAGAATTACAGCCCGCCGGAAATTTCGGCGATGATCCTGCAGAAAATGCGGCAGACCGCCGAAGATTACCTCGGCGAAAAGATCACCAAGGCCGTGGTCACGGTGCCCGCGTACTTCAACGACACCCAGCGTCAGGCCACCAAAGACGCCGGTGACATCGCGGGTCTCGAAGTCCTGCGCATCATCAACGAGCCCACCGCGGCCTCGCTGGCTTACGGTCTGGACAAGAAGAAGGATGAAGTCGTCGCCGTCTATGACCTTGGCGGCGGCACCTTCGATGTGTCGGTGCTCGATCTGGGGCAGGGTGTCTTCGAAGTGAAGTCCACCAACGGCGACACTCATCTTGGCGGCGACGATTGGGACTCGCGCCTGATTGACTATCTGGCCGACGAGTTCAAGAAGAACGAAGGCATTGATCTGCGCAAGGATCCCATGGCGTTGCAGCGCCTGAAGGAAGCGGCGGAGAAAGCTAAGATCGAGCTGTCCGGCGCCACGCAGACGCAGGTGAATCTGCCGTTCATTACGGCGACTGCCGAAGGTCCGAAGCATCTGGACATGACCATCACCCGCGCCAGGTTTCAGGAACTGACCGAAGACCTCGCGCAGCGTACGATTGAACCCTGCCGCCGGGCGTTGAATGATGCAGGTCTGAAGCCCTCCGACATCAATGAGATCATCATGGTCGGCGGCGCGACGCGGATGCCGCGCATCGTGGACCTCGTGCGCGAGTTCTTCGGCAAAGAGCCGCATCGCGGCGTGAATCCCGATGAAGTGGTAGCCATCGGCGCGGCCATTCAGGGCGGTATTCTGGCCGGCGACGTCAAGGACGTGCTGCTGCTCGACGTCACTCCGCTATCCCTCGGCATCGAGACACTGGGCGGCGTGATGACCAAGCTGATTGACTCCAACACCACCATTCCCACGCGCCGCACGGAGGTCTTCTCCACGGCGTCGGACAATCAGCCGTCGGTGGAAATCCACGTGCTGCAAGGGGAACGCCCCATGGCGGTGGACAACAAGACTATCGGCCGCTTTACGCTGGACGGTCTGCCGCCCGCACCGCGCGGCATTCCGCAGGTGGAAGTGACCTTTGATATTGACGCCAACGGCATTCTGCAAGTGGCAGCCAAAGATAAGGCCACCAACCGCGAGCAGTCCATCAAGATTACGGCCAGTTCCGGTCTGTCCAAGGAAGAAGTGGAGCGCATGAAGAAGGACGCCAAGTCTCACGAGGGCGAGGACGTCAAGCGGCGCGAAGAAGCCGACGTGCGCAACTCCGCCGATGCCATGGTCTTCCAGACTGAGCGCCAGATGAAGGAACTCGAAGAGAAGATCACCGGCGACGATAAGGCCCGGCTGCAGGCCGCAGTGGATCGTGTTAAGACGGCACTTCGTGCCAGCGACATGGGCGAGATCAAATCCTCCAGCGATGCTCTGACTCAAATCTGGGCGGAGATCGGACCCAAGCTCTACGCGCAGCAGGGAGCGCCGCAGCCTGAAGCCCAGCAAGGCCCAGAACCCACTCCTGGACAGGGACCTGCCGGTGATGGCAGTCCGCAAGGGGGACCGGGTCATGTTGAAGATGCCGAGTATGAAGTCGTGGACGAAAACAAAAAGAAGTAAGCCACTCATTTACCGACAGGCACCTCTATGCGCTCAAAAGCGCCGCGCACCTATCAGCCTGTGGCCACCGAACATGTGAATTCACTCGTCGGAGTGCCGCTGGCCGGCTTTTGGAGCCGGCTGGCGGCCTTCGCGATGGATCTGGTCATCGTGATTCCGTTCGCGGGCATTCAGGAAATCCTGAAAAATCTGGATCAACTTCTGAAACCGAACCAAGATGTGAAACTCGAGATCAACCC includes:
- the dnaK gene encoding molecular chaperone DnaK, with protein sequence MSRIIGIDLGTTNSCVAVVENGEPIVIPNPEGARTTPSVVAFTKTGERLVGAAAKRQAITNPKRTVYSIKRFMGRRYEEVSEEMKRVPYDVVSDGGQAKVKIDDKNYSPPEISAMILQKMRQTAEDYLGEKITKAVVTVPAYFNDTQRQATKDAGDIAGLEVLRIINEPTAASLAYGLDKKKDEVVAVYDLGGGTFDVSVLDLGQGVFEVKSTNGDTHLGGDDWDSRLIDYLADEFKKNEGIDLRKDPMALQRLKEAAEKAKIELSGATQTQVNLPFITATAEGPKHLDMTITRARFQELTEDLAQRTIEPCRRALNDAGLKPSDINEIIMVGGATRMPRIVDLVREFFGKEPHRGVNPDEVVAIGAAIQGGILAGDVKDVLLLDVTPLSLGIETLGGVMTKLIDSNTTIPTRRTEVFSTASDNQPSVEIHVLQGERPMAVDNKTIGRFTLDGLPPAPRGIPQVEVTFDIDANGILQVAAKDKATNREQSIKITASSGLSKEEVERMKKDAKSHEGEDVKRREEADVRNSADAMVFQTERQMKELEEKITGDDKARLQAAVDRVKTALRASDMGEIKSSSDALTQIWAEIGPKLYAQQGAPQPEAQQGPEPTPGQGPAGDGSPQGGPGHVEDAEYEVVDENKKK
- a CDS encoding HTH domain-containing protein; its protein translation is MAKKWTAAEEKFLLDNYGKVPMAELADRFGVTRKAISAKMDKLRQAHGIDPVGARERAAQKTGKPGMVPGVRPPQPGGAVPRPVALLDQIRRPQIETLDTPVPEGMIPSGMAVMTEKGWQPIYVEKKRITS
- a CDS encoding carboxymuconolactone decarboxylase family protein; this encodes MALAAEHPQHEPLILLSALSVLWLSPQDSQAVTLLQRYHARGFPREALRETALQLFLLAGFQASLEATFQIRDVLGDGLPAEEPELVRLDAPFWLERGKELQTSVYRENTSKLRENLTAASPELSVWTVLVGYGLVLSRPGLPSHWRELIEVALLVVQGFPRQLHSHLRGAVNLGATHAEVELMLSLASIFAPERQSASAWHMWRRIK